The Pyrobaculum sp. 3827-6 genome has a segment encoding these proteins:
- a CDS encoding CBS domain-containing protein, whose translation MDLFSRPVIEFATKNVVTVGEREKVLNAMKTMVSLDIRRLPIVRGDKLVGIITMLDILDAIYSWISDKNAEGSLYSDIYMKNVIEIGTRSVVSARPETPVAEVISLFLRHNFGSMPIVNEAGRLLGIFTEWDALKIASQLDFPHRVRDVMTRIIYVLTPYSTVMDVLEGITIYKFRRYPIVDESGRVVSMLHAKDVLRYFADDETIEKIRQGAVEEVVNNYVINIAKSPIFLTKPNDPVIDVIRKMLEFDVGGVPVVNEEGTAVIGMVTEKTLMLLFEEGA comes from the coding sequence GTGGATCTCTTCAGCAGACCTGTAATTGAGTTCGCCACAAAAAATGTAGTGACTGTAGGAGAGCGGGAGAAAGTCCTAAACGCGATGAAGACAATGGTAAGTCTCGACATTAGGAGGCTCCCCATTGTACGTGGAGATAAGCTAGTAGGCATAATAACAATGCTGGACATTTTGGATGCGATATATTCATGGATTAGTGATAAAAACGCCGAGGGCTCTCTCTACAGCGACATCTATATGAAAAACGTGATTGAGATAGGCACGAGGAGCGTGGTTTCCGCCAGGCCTGAGACCCCGGTGGCTGAGGTGATTTCCCTCTTCCTAAGACACAACTTCGGATCTATGCCCATAGTCAACGAGGCCGGGAGGCTTTTGGGAATATTCACAGAGTGGGATGCGTTAAAAATCGCCTCCCAGCTAGACTTCCCACACAGAGTTAGAGACGTAATGACGCGCATTATCTACGTCCTAACCCCGTACTCCACTGTGATGGACGTCCTGGAGGGAATCACCATTTACAAATTTAGACGGTACCCCATTGTAGACGAAAGCGGACGAGTTGTGTCTATGTTGCACGCCAAGGACGTCTTGAGGTACTTCGCAGACGACGAGACAATTGAGAAGATACGCCAGGGGGCTGTCGAGGAGGTGGTAAACAACTACGTCATCAACATAGCCAAGTCCCCAATTTTCCTCACAAAGCCAAACGACCCGGTCATCGACGTCATTAGAAAGATGCTGGAATTCGACGTAGGAGGGGTCCCTGTGGTAAACGAAGAGGGCACAGCCGTGATCGGCATGGTCACGGAGAAGACTTTAATGCTCCTTTTTGAAGAGGGAGCGTAG
- a CDS encoding DUF72 domain-containing protein — MKVLVGTCGFPKARRVVYEILDVVELQETFYNMPRREKMAELRREAPEFHFTAKVFQGITHPPDSPTFKRTRGFKPGEGHGLLKPTGENLRLWEEFLEAVAPLRPEVLVFQTPPSLKPLPHIYDFFRSVAGGWRLAWEPRGETYKDPGLIRKVADLGILIVVDPLRREPLPADLYYFRLHGLGKGEVNYRYKYTDDDLKKIAAVIRKIQGDAVYVMFNNIYMYDDAVALKQLLRREAPDT, encoded by the coding sequence GTGAAGGTGTTAGTTGGCACGTGCGGCTTCCCCAAAGCCCGCCGCGTCGTGTACGAGATCTTAGACGTCGTGGAGTTGCAGGAGACGTTTTACAACATGCCCCGGCGGGAGAAGATGGCGGAGCTTAGGCGGGAGGCCCCAGAATTCCACTTCACGGCCAAGGTGTTTCAAGGCATTACACACCCCCCCGACAGCCCGACATTTAAAAGGACCAGGGGCTTCAAGCCGGGGGAGGGGCACGGCTTGTTAAAACCGACTGGGGAAAACCTCCGGCTCTGGGAGGAGTTTCTAGAGGCCGTTGCGCCTCTGCGCCCCGAGGTGTTGGTCTTCCAGACTCCCCCAAGCCTCAAGCCGTTGCCGCACATCTACGACTTCTTTAGGTCTGTTGCCGGAGGCTGGAGGCTGGCGTGGGAACCCAGAGGCGAGACGTATAAAGATCCCGGCCTCATAAGGAAGGTAGCCGACCTGGGCATCCTGATCGTAGTAGATCCGTTGAGGAGAGAGCCGTTGCCCGCCGATTTATACTACTTCAGACTCCACGGGCTTGGCAAGGGCGAGGTTAACTACCGCTACAAATACACCGATGACGACTTAAAGAAAATAGCCGCGGTTATAAGAAAGATCCAGGGCGACGCGGTATACGTCATGTTTAACAACATCTATATGTATGACGACGCAGTTGCGTTAAAACAGTTGCTGAGACGCGAGGCGCCGGACACATAG
- a CDS encoding 50S ribosomal protein L6: MRVAYSVEEVEVPKGVSVAIEKTGPFDYLVKVKGPLGEVVKEFRNTPVVMSLQDGRIILEVFNARKRDYAIIGTYKGILKNMFLGVTKGWRYKLKVIYTHFPMLVKVQGNQLIIENFLGRKSKIVLEIPKGVKVEVKGKEDLILEGIDRELVSRFAAAIQAATELHGDERPSPHGREGGLGVVDGIYVVGHEHIKN; this comes from the coding sequence ATGCGTGTGGCTTACAGCGTCGAGGAGGTTGAGGTGCCGAAGGGCGTCAGTGTCGCTATTGAGAAGACTGGGCCCTTTGACTATCTAGTGAAGGTAAAGGGGCCTCTTGGCGAGGTTGTGAAGGAGTTTAGAAACACGCCGGTGGTGATGAGCCTCCAAGACGGGAGGATTATCCTGGAGGTTTTCAACGCTAGGAAGAGAGACTATGCAATAATTGGGACGTATAAGGGTATTCTCAAAAACATGTTTCTCGGCGTGACTAAGGGGTGGAGGTATAAGCTCAAGGTTATATACACGCACTTCCCCATGTTAGTGAAGGTACAGGGGAACCAGCTAATTATTGAAAACTTCCTTGGCCGCAAGTCCAAGATAGTGTTAGAGATCCCCAAGGGGGTGAAGGTGGAGGTGAAGGGGAAGGAGGATCTAATTCTCGAGGGTATTGACAGGGAGTTGGTGAGCCGCTTCGCCGCCGCCATACAAGCGGCCACGGAGCTACACGGCGACGAGAGGCCGTCACCCCACGGCCGCGAGGGTGGGCTGGGCGTGGTGGATGGGATCTACGTCGTTGGACACGAGCACATTAAAAACTGA
- a CDS encoding co-chaperone YbbN: protein MDEIDRLLWKKALELSSGDRKPRCCTVSYAPGYVLRGGAQLKNALYGCKVAFIMFFGKTCPYCQMFDPIFRQVGGRYSDVANFVKADIEEFYQLAASLGVMGTPTTVAFYNGQPIDLAPGFMTALQFKIFVESVLSRAGCK from the coding sequence ATGGATGAAATCGACAGGTTGCTGTGGAAAAAAGCTCTGGAGCTCAGTAGCGGAGATAGGAAGCCGAGATGTTGCACAGTCAGCTACGCCCCCGGCTACGTCCTAAGAGGCGGGGCCCAGCTAAAAAACGCACTTTATGGATGTAAAGTAGCGTTTATTATGTTCTTCGGGAAGACATGTCCATACTGCCAGATGTTTGACCCAATCTTCAGACAGGTAGGCGGGCGCTACAGCGACGTCGCAAATTTCGTGAAGGCAGATATAGAGGAGTTCTACCAACTAGCCGCCTCCCTAGGCGTCATGGGGACGCCCACGACAGTGGCTTTCTACAACGGACAGCCTATAGATCTCGCCCCCGGCTTCATGACGGCCCTGCAGTTTAAAATATTCGTCGAGTCGGTGCTCTCGAGAGCGGGCTGTAAATAA
- a CDS encoding FAD-dependent oxidoreductase yields the protein MVRVVVIGGGAAGASAAARARRLDPSAEVTLIERGSMITHAPCGMPYAIGGLVKSQDDLMTYSPEEFEKERNIKVLIRSEVVDVDVEKRNVTVKRGGSIEKIAWDKLVIATGAKPLVPKIPGVELKGVLTMRHPDEVPSLKGHLEKAKTVAIVGGGYIGVEMSEVLLEMGKKVLLFEMFDQVLPAALDPDVAALVAEEMKAKGVELHLGEKVVEFRGADHVNKVVTEKGEYAVDEVLLAVGVRPDVDLAVRAGAKLGETGAVYVNEYMETTVPDVYAAGDVAEKVHRLTGRRVWIPLAPAANKEGQVAGGNAVRSRMLKFPGVVGTAVTKFFNLYIARTGLSEREAAQLGFKTQSALIKARTKAHYMPGGGVVHVKLVAEESTGRILGGQIVGGSQVVASYADILAVALQSGYTVSDLFFSDIGYMPDTAPVWHPLIVAARVLSRGKL from the coding sequence ATGGTACGTGTAGTGGTAATTGGCGGGGGAGCCGCCGGGGCCTCGGCGGCGGCTAGGGCCAGAAGGCTAGATCCAAGCGCCGAGGTGACGCTCATCGAGCGCGGATCAATGATCACACATGCGCCCTGCGGCATGCCGTATGCAATCGGGGGGCTTGTTAAGAGCCAAGACGATCTGATGACGTACAGCCCCGAGGAGTTTGAAAAAGAGCGTAACATAAAGGTACTCATAAGATCTGAAGTCGTCGATGTGGATGTTGAAAAGAGGAATGTCACAGTTAAACGGGGCGGATCCATCGAAAAGATTGCGTGGGATAAGCTAGTCATCGCAACCGGCGCCAAGCCCCTAGTCCCAAAGATACCGGGGGTGGAGCTGAAGGGCGTCCTAACCATGAGGCACCCCGACGAGGTCCCCAGCTTGAAAGGACACCTAGAGAAGGCGAAGACGGTGGCCATCGTTGGGGGTGGATACATCGGCGTCGAGATGTCGGAGGTGTTGCTTGAAATGGGCAAGAAGGTGTTGCTTTTTGAAATGTTTGACCAAGTACTGCCCGCGGCTTTGGACCCCGACGTGGCGGCTCTCGTGGCTGAGGAGATGAAGGCGAAGGGGGTCGAGCTACACCTGGGGGAGAAGGTTGTGGAGTTTAGAGGGGCCGACCACGTCAACAAGGTGGTCACAGAGAAGGGGGAGTACGCCGTCGACGAGGTCCTCCTGGCCGTCGGGGTGCGGCCCGACGTAGATCTCGCAGTGAGAGCGGGAGCTAAGCTTGGGGAGACCGGGGCCGTCTACGTAAATGAGTACATGGAGACGACGGTTCCCGACGTCTATGCCGCCGGCGACGTGGCGGAGAAAGTCCATAGATTAACCGGCAGACGTGTGTGGATTCCGCTGGCGCCCGCCGCCAACAAGGAGGGGCAGGTGGCGGGGGGCAACGCAGTGAGGAGCCGCATGTTGAAATTCCCCGGCGTCGTGGGCACCGCAGTCACCAAGTTTTTCAACCTCTACATAGCCCGGACAGGTCTAAGCGAGCGGGAGGCAGCTCAGCTGGGCTTCAAGACGCAGAGCGCGTTGATAAAGGCGAGGACCAAGGCGCACTACATGCCCGGCGGCGGGGTGGTCCACGTGAAGCTAGTAGCAGAGGAGTCCACCGGTAGAATTCTAGGAGGCCAGATAGTCGGGGGGAGCCAGGTGGTTGCCTCCTACGCAGACATATTAGCCGTCGCTCTGCAGTCGGGCTACACAGTCTCTGACCTCTTCTTCTCAGACATAGGCTATATGCCAGACACGGCGCCTGTCTGGCACCCCTTGATAGTGGCGGCTAGGGTACTCAGCCGCGGTAAATTATAA
- a CDS encoding UbiA-like polyprenyltransferase, producing the protein MSFDPEVVGATTVRIFRFIRIEHTVFTLPMAYAAALLAGGELNLWRALFIGLAVFGLRTAGMSWNNIADYPIDKLNPRTQRRMLVSGKVSFKEAYGVFLFGALTFVLSAAALGPWPLALSIPYLLVVVSYPYAKRIHCLPHIHLGAVYALVPLGASIAMHPSDIVAALSNTPWLLVLAAALWVAGFDVMYSKNDCEFDKSHGLGSIPACFGLRAADYAAFALLASSAALNILNYLVHRLGPVGLAVTLVGAALEVYSAVLGARGQEATGFNLNLSVGLLIPLGIFIGVLNI; encoded by the coding sequence GTGTCGTTTGACCCTGAGGTCGTCGGTGCGACGACGGTTAGAATATTTAGATTTATTAGAATTGAGCACACGGTGTTCACACTGCCGATGGCTTACGCCGCCGCGTTGCTGGCGGGGGGAGAGCTAAATCTCTGGAGGGCCCTCTTTATAGGGCTTGCTGTATTTGGCCTACGGACCGCCGGCATGTCGTGGAACAACATAGCAGACTACCCAATAGATAAGCTCAACCCCAGGACACAGCGCCGCATGTTGGTTTCGGGGAAGGTCAGCTTCAAGGAGGCGTACGGCGTCTTCTTATTCGGCGCCTTGACTTTTGTCCTGTCGGCGGCCGCGTTGGGGCCGTGGCCCCTGGCGCTGTCGATCCCATACCTGTTGGTAGTCGTTTCGTACCCATACGCGAAGAGGATCCACTGCCTCCCCCATATACACCTAGGCGCGGTCTACGCGCTTGTGCCTCTGGGCGCCAGCATCGCCATGCATCCCTCAGACATCGTAGCCGCCCTGTCCAACACGCCTTGGCTTCTCGTACTCGCCGCAGCACTGTGGGTCGCCGGCTTTGACGTAATGTACTCAAAAAACGACTGTGAATTCGACAAGTCGCACGGCCTCGGCAGCATACCGGCGTGCTTCGGCTTGAGGGCTGCCGACTACGCGGCGTTTGCACTACTGGCCTCCTCAGCGGCGTTGAACATACTCAACTACCTAGTCCACCGTCTGGGGCCCGTCGGGCTTGCGGTGACTCTCGTAGGGGCGGCTCTTGAGGTCTACTCAGCAGTGCTCGGGGCGAGGGGACAGGAAGCCACAGGATTCAACCTTAATCTGTCGGTGGGACTGCTGATACCGTTAGGGATATTTATCGGAGTTTTGAACATATAG
- a CDS encoding MFS transporter, with translation MDTSTLKTDLKAYSLLSTPYSLVVFLLPFYIMELGGGGMEIGFAFSTYALAVVAIRPVAGASADLLGRRLTNMVGAAVLVAAMALLGCSSQILHIYMALFLAGVASSLVNVATIAYISDIGGLENPNLYSKMRIAAAVGAIGGGAFIPITYLLDKLWGYAPAFKTSALALAIISATSLLLLPSETVHLAARHKEENIRVAGCIVAVAFLLGLATGLYGPQILPYLHGRFSLSPFSAILVYLPAVFSWLYGPRLARPDAPLLLAGGVLMAVALVGMATAQSPFVFSLWWVLESLGTAIASTSLDQSLSRYVAGAYWGRGYGIYQAVNNLGYAMGAAASGVLANPFFSAVAPLVVMMLLAAICSKLR, from the coding sequence TTGGACACGAGCACATTAAAAACTGATCTCAAGGCGTATTCCCTACTCTCCACTCCCTACTCTCTCGTAGTTTTCCTACTCCCATTCTACATCATGGAGCTCGGCGGCGGGGGGATGGAGATTGGCTTCGCGTTCTCAACGTACGCCCTGGCGGTGGTAGCGATACGTCCTGTTGCGGGAGCCTCCGCCGACCTTCTTGGTAGGAGGCTTACTAACATGGTGGGGGCCGCCGTGTTGGTCGCCGCCATGGCTTTGCTAGGTTGCTCCAGCCAAATTTTGCATATATACATGGCGCTGTTCCTCGCCGGGGTTGCCTCAAGCCTAGTCAACGTGGCCACAATCGCCTATATATCTGATATTGGAGGCCTGGAGAATCCCAACCTGTACTCCAAAATGAGGATTGCGGCGGCTGTCGGCGCAATAGGCGGCGGCGCGTTTATACCAATCACATACCTTCTAGACAAGCTGTGGGGCTACGCGCCGGCCTTCAAGACGTCTGCCCTAGCCCTCGCTATAATATCTGCGACCTCTCTCCTACTACTGCCGAGTGAAACTGTCCACCTGGCGGCCCGCCACAAGGAGGAAAATATCAGAGTTGCGGGTTGTATAGTCGCCGTGGCGTTTCTCCTGGGGCTAGCCACCGGCTTGTACGGACCTCAGATTCTGCCATATCTACACGGTAGGTTCTCTCTCTCGCCGTTTTCAGCAATTCTAGTCTACCTCCCAGCCGTCTTCTCGTGGCTATACGGGCCGAGACTCGCCAGGCCAGACGCGCCCCTTTTGTTAGCTGGCGGCGTCTTAATGGCCGTCGCCTTAGTCGGCATGGCCACGGCGCAGAGCCCCTTCGTGTTTTCCCTATGGTGGGTATTGGAGAGCCTGGGGACGGCGATCGCCTCTACCTCGCTTGACCAGTCACTATCGAGGTACGTGGCTGGCGCCTACTGGGGAAGGGGGTACGGAATATACCAAGCTGTAAATAACCTCGGCTACGCCATGGGGGCGGCGGCCTCTGGAGTGTTGGCAAATCCCTTTTTCAGCGCCGTCGCGCCGCTTGTCGTAATGATGCTCCTCGCCGCTATATGTTCAAAACTCCGATAA
- a CDS encoding XTP/dITP diphosphatase — translation MKIRLATNNPHKLAEVSQILAPFGVEVERLDAEKVEIQHDDVEVIARRAAEFLCDRYGDYVAVEDTGLYIEALGGFPGPYAEYVYRTIGLGGVLKLLEGVANRRALFKCAAAICIGNRVEVFTGEARGYIANEPRGRGGFGYDPVFIPEGMSHTFAELGEEVKNKISHRARAFSALGAWLTKKNLFK, via the coding sequence ATGAAAATAAGACTTGCGACAAACAACCCCCATAAGCTCGCCGAGGTTTCTCAAATCCTCGCCCCCTTCGGCGTTGAGGTGGAGAGGCTGGACGCGGAGAAGGTAGAAATTCAACACGACGATGTAGAAGTCATCGCGCGGAGAGCCGCAGAGTTCTTATGCGATAGATACGGCGACTACGTGGCTGTGGAAGACACAGGCCTATACATAGAGGCTCTAGGCGGCTTCCCAGGGCCCTATGCCGAGTATGTCTACAGAACCATCGGCCTAGGCGGGGTTCTGAAACTCCTCGAAGGGGTGGCCAATCGGCGGGCGCTTTTTAAATGCGCAGCGGCTATATGTATAGGGAATAGGGTCGAGGTTTTTACGGGGGAGGCCAGGGGCTACATTGCAAATGAGCCGAGGGGCCGCGGCGGGTTTGGATACGACCCGGTCTTCATACCTGAGGGCATGTCCCACACCTTTGCAGAGCTCGGAGAAGAGGTGAAGAACAAAATTTCTCACAGAGCGAGGGCTTTCTCAGCGCTGGGGGCTTGGCTGACTAAAAAGAATTTATTTAAATAA
- a CDS encoding thioredoxin family protein, with amino-acid sequence MAVPIGGPEEVPHIEVDEETQEIIKEMLSQMESPVDVNFFTSSNCAGRDTNWCIPTEELLDLLVKLAPPGKLNVKKYHAEKDTEAFKNFRVEPQRVPAIYFGDGFIRYWGAPLGEEVRAFIETVVRLSTGKTGLRQKTRAELSSLAQSAPKRVYISTFVTPSCPYCPYAVLMANMFAFESKGRVVSVVIEAYENPDLADMYGVTGVPTVVLQAEDAAVGDVEFVGVPPEHELLARVKNHMGLS; translated from the coding sequence ATGGCCGTCCCTATAGGAGGTCCAGAGGAGGTGCCTCATATCGAGGTTGATGAGGAGACTCAGGAGATAATTAAAGAGATGCTGTCACAGATGGAGAGCCCGGTAGATGTAAACTTCTTTACAAGCTCTAACTGCGCTGGGCGCGACACTAATTGGTGTATCCCTACGGAGGAGTTACTAGACCTACTCGTAAAACTGGCGCCTCCAGGTAAACTCAATGTCAAAAAGTACCACGCCGAGAAAGACACGGAGGCGTTTAAGAACTTCAGAGTAGAGCCTCAGAGAGTCCCCGCGATATATTTCGGAGACGGGTTTATAAGGTACTGGGGAGCCCCCTTGGGCGAAGAGGTGAGGGCCTTCATAGAGACTGTGGTTAGGCTCAGCACGGGGAAGACTGGATTGAGGCAGAAGACCAGGGCCGAGCTCTCGAGTCTCGCCCAGAGCGCGCCAAAGAGGGTATATATCTCAACTTTCGTCACGCCGAGCTGTCCCTACTGCCCCTACGCGGTGTTGATGGCTAATATGTTTGCTTTCGAAAGCAAGGGGAGGGTTGTGTCGGTGGTTATAGAGGCTTATGAGAACCCGGACCTGGCAGATATGTACGGAGTAACTGGCGTCCCCACGGTGGTTCTACAAGCGGAGGACGCCGCCGTGGGAGATGTGGAGTTCGTCGGCGTGCCGCCGGAGCACGAGCTTCTGGCCCGTGTTAAGAACCACATGGGTCTCTCTTGA
- the mdh gene encoding NAD-dependent malate dehydrogenase → MITIIGSGRVGAAAAVIMGLMKIDTKILLIDIVKGLPQGEALDMNHMSSILGLDVEYVGSNEYRDMEGSDLVVVTAGLPRKPGMTREQLLEANAKIVAEIGREVRKYAPNSVVILTTNPLDAMTYVMWKATGFPRERVIGFSGVLDAGRLAYYAAKKLGVSPASILPIVLGQHGESMFPVPSKSFLHGVPLSKLLTEEQLREVVEDTVKAGARITELRGFSSNWGPGAGLAIMAEAVKRDAKRSLIASVVLQGEYGVRDVPVEVPLILGRGGVVKILEVELTEEEKQKFMQSVEAVRKLVASIPPAYLQ, encoded by the coding sequence ATGATAACAATAATTGGAAGTGGGAGGGTGGGCGCTGCGGCCGCCGTAATCATGGGCTTAATGAAGATAGATACAAAGATCCTGCTTATTGATATTGTAAAGGGGTTGCCACAGGGCGAGGCGTTGGACATGAACCACATGAGCTCTATACTAGGCCTAGACGTAGAGTATGTGGGTTCCAACGAGTACAGGGACATGGAGGGGAGCGACCTGGTGGTAGTCACCGCTGGGCTCCCCAGAAAGCCCGGCATGACGAGGGAGCAGTTGCTAGAGGCAAACGCCAAGATAGTGGCGGAAATAGGCAGGGAGGTTAGGAAATACGCGCCTAACTCCGTGGTGATACTAACCACAAACCCACTCGACGCCATGACGTATGTGATGTGGAAAGCCACAGGTTTCCCAAGAGAGCGAGTTATAGGCTTCAGCGGCGTCCTCGACGCGGGGAGACTCGCCTACTACGCGGCCAAGAAGCTGGGCGTCTCCCCCGCCTCAATATTGCCAATAGTCCTTGGCCAACACGGCGAGAGCATGTTCCCAGTGCCGAGCAAGAGCTTCCTCCACGGCGTTCCGCTCAGCAAGCTACTGACAGAGGAGCAGCTGAGGGAGGTAGTTGAGGACACCGTCAAGGCCGGCGCGAGGATAACCGAGTTGAGGGGCTTCTCCTCTAACTGGGGTCCCGGCGCCGGGCTTGCCATCATGGCAGAGGCTGTGAAGCGCGACGCCAAGAGATCGCTCATAGCCTCCGTCGTCCTACAGGGGGAGTACGGCGTGCGCGACGTACCCGTCGAGGTGCCTCTAATCCTCGGGAGAGGCGGAGTCGTAAAAATCCTAGAGGTGGAGCTCACAGAGGAGGAGAAACAGAAGTTTATGCAGAGCGTAGAGGCTGTGCGGAAGCTCGTAGCCTCCATTCCGCCGGCCTACCTCCAATAA
- a CDS encoding isoaspartyl peptidase/L-asparaginase, with amino-acid sequence MKPVVAVHGGAGQWRVDEQRRSRVLKILADAIVEGLHAAERGGALDAVVAAVEYMERSGVFNAGYGSVYAIDGRIYMDAGVMDGRVKKAGAVAAVDGVKSAVRLARYVLENTDHVIISGEGAKLLAAKAGLLDHNHKFYTEEKNKKFYEVLQEARQGRWYYKKLIEFVGDTVGAVAVDRDGNVAAATSTGGVWLKWPGRIGDSPIPGAGFWAENGVGAFSATGVGEVIIMSALSLRARDELLKTGDVATALETVVRRVTETYGPDTVGIIGVDSRGSPAYAYNTKGMARGWGKGGEIYVDI; translated from the coding sequence GTGAAGCCGGTAGTCGCCGTCCACGGCGGGGCTGGGCAATGGAGGGTTGATGAACAGCGCAGGAGCCGCGTTTTGAAGATCCTCGCAGATGCGATAGTAGAGGGCTTGCACGCGGCTGAGAGGGGTGGCGCCCTCGACGCCGTAGTCGCCGCTGTGGAGTATATGGAGAGGAGCGGCGTCTTCAACGCTGGGTACGGCTCTGTGTACGCCATAGATGGGAGAATCTACATGGACGCGGGGGTGATGGACGGACGTGTTAAGAAGGCGGGCGCCGTCGCCGCCGTCGACGGTGTTAAGAGCGCCGTGAGGCTGGCGCGTTACGTCTTAGAAAACACCGACCACGTAATAATATCTGGCGAAGGCGCGAAGCTGTTGGCTGCGAAGGCCGGCCTGCTGGATCACAACCATAAATTCTACACCGAGGAGAAAAACAAAAAGTTCTACGAGGTGCTCCAGGAGGCTAGGCAGGGCAGGTGGTACTACAAGAAACTTATAGAATTTGTGGGGGACACCGTCGGCGCCGTCGCTGTGGATAGGGACGGCAACGTGGCCGCCGCGACTTCCACAGGCGGGGTGTGGCTGAAGTGGCCTGGGAGGATTGGCGACAGCCCGATCCCCGGGGCTGGCTTCTGGGCGGAGAACGGAGTGGGGGCCTTCAGCGCCACCGGCGTTGGCGAGGTCATAATAATGTCTGCCCTGTCGCTGAGGGCGCGCGACGAGCTTTTAAAGACGGGCGACGTGGCTACGGCTCTGGAGACTGTCGTCAGACGTGTCACCGAGACCTACGGCCCGGACACCGTGGGCATAATTGGAGTAGACTCCAGGGGGAGCCCGGCCTACGCCTATAACACAAAGGGTATGGCGAGGGGGTGGGGAAAAGGAGGCGAGATTTATGTAGATATTTAA